Proteins encoded together in one Styela clava chromosome 12, kaStyClav1.hap1.2, whole genome shotgun sequence window:
- the LOC120329348 gene encoding uncharacterized protein LOC120329348: protein MADNTMMMERRPDSTMRFGENKDRIEVLSESWGRVSVSNKKRKCFQYMFGICLAVHLVLTGACFVYLMQINSQVNMNTDSIVKINEERNQSIGSYVEHYIYTENEKALSAAEKGEKGNKGERGKQGIKGYTGVGLPGKNGEKGCKGQRGLKGDTGSMGPKGTTGGIGMNGKPGQTGYKGERGIKGEIGEKGTNGKNGINGLSGIPGINGQKGSKGQAGTKGEKGNMGEVGSRGIKGESGARGLIGSPGLNGSKGEPGEKGSTGPIGSMGPVGHKGSNGTSGPIGRKGDNGLTGAPGKNGIGIQGMKGLKGRIGEQGEKGVKGQQGIRGPPGLKGIVGNDGPVGSVGLKGNSGKKGEKGMNGMPGQTGYKGDRGIKGETGEKGIAGKNGTNGSPGNRGEDGKKGSKGQAGAKGGMGNMGRAGLRGIKGEPGPLGPTGSPGIHGSKGEPGLKGRTGPIGLMGPVGHKGLNGTAGPMGRKGEKGLPGFPGKNGVGLQGMKGQKGRIGEQGEKGIKGQRGIRGPPGLKGIVGSNGPVGPIGLKGNTGKKGSSGIDGMKGMKGETGPSGSKGSIGPRGLKGNMGPKGLPGLRGYAGPKGIKGNSGSKGTSGIDGIKGNAGFNGTDGNDGVRGIKGETGLKGQKGIKGEIQSSANLQAKMDRMKERIDELTGVRLVGRSASSYGRVEVFHNGVWGTVCDDSWGIPDARVVCHMLGFKGASSAPSSAHYGMGQSSMKIWLDDVACSGSETNVASCSNSGWESHNCDHSEDASVICIT, encoded by the exons ATCGCATAGAAGTATTGTCAGAATCTTGGGGAAGAGTGAGCGTCAGCAACAAAAAGCGCAAATGTTTTCAGTACATGTTTGGTATCTGTTTGGCTGTTCACCTGGTTCTTACTGGAGCTTGCTTTGTCTATCTTATGCAG ATAAACTCGCAAGTCAATATGAATACTGACTCAATAGTGAAGATAAATGAAGAGAGAAATCAATCTATTGGAA GTTATGTAGAGCATTACATATACACAGAAAACGAAAAAGCACTCAGTGCCGCGGAAAAAGGTGAAAAGGGTAACAAAGGTGAAAGGGGGAAACAAGGAATTAAGGGATATACTGGAGTTGGTCTTCCTGGCAAAAATGGTGAAAAAGGGTGTAAGGGGCAGCGTGGGTTAAAAGGAGATACCGGTTCAATGGGTCCAAAAGGGACAACAGGAGGAATCGGAATGAACGGCAAGCCTGGACAAACGGGATACAAGGGAGAACGAGGTATCAAAGGTGAAATCGGAGAAAAGGGTACCAATGGTAAAAATGGAATAAATGGATTATCAGGAATTCCGGGCATAAACGGCCAAAAGGGAAGTAAAGGTCAAGCGGGGACTAAGGGTGAAAAAGGAAATATGGGAGAAGTTGGTTCACGCGGTATAAAAGGTGAATCTGGAGCTCGTGGACTTATCGGATCTCCAGGACTGAATGGATCCAAAGGAGAACCTGGAGAAAAAGGTAGCACCGGACCAATTGGGTCAATGGGCCCAGTGGGACATAAAGGGTCAAATGGTACGTCGGGACCAATAGGGAGAAAAGGAGACAATGGGTTGACAGGGGCTCCGGGCAAAAATGGAATAGGCATACAAGGTATGAAGGGCCTAAAAGGAAGAATTGGAGAACAAGGCGAAAAGGGCGTTAAAGGCCAACAGGGAATTCGAGGCCCACCTGGATTGAAAGGTATAGTCGGAAACGACGGGCCAGTTGGCTCAGTGGGTTTAAAAGGAAACTCGGGGAAAAAAGGAGAAAAGGGAATGAACGGTATGCCTGGACAAACGGGTTATAAGGGAGACCGGGGTATCAAAGGTGAAACTGGAGAAAAGGGCATTGCGGGTAAAAATGGGACAAATGGCTCACCGGGAAACCGGGGTGAAGACGGCAAAAAGGGAAGTAAAGGTCAAGCGGGGGCTAAAGGTGGCATGGGAAATATGGGGCGAGCTGGTTTACGGGGTATAAAAGGTGAACCGGGGCCTCTTGGACCTACCGGATCTCCCGGAATTCATGGATCCAAAGGGGAACCTGGACTGAAAGGTAGAACCGGACCGATTGGGTTAATGGGCCCAGTGGGGCATAAAGGGTTAAATGGTACGGCGGGTCCAATGGGAAGAAAAGGAGAAAAAGGGTTGCCAGGTTTTCCGGGCAAAAATGGAGTAGGCCTACAAGGTATGAAAGGTCAAAAAGGAAGAATTGGAGAACAAGGCGAAAAGGGCATAAAAGGCCAGCGAGGAATTCGAGGTCCCCCTGGATTAAAAGGTATAGTCGGAAGCAACGGCCCAGTTGGCCCTATAGGTTTAAAAGGAAACACTGGTAAAAAAGGTTCTTCTGGAATTGACGGAATGAAGGGAATGAAGGGAGAAACGGGTCCTTCAGGAAGTAAAGGCTCTATTGGCCCGAGAGGGCTCAAAGGAAATATGGGCCCTAAAGGTTTACCGGGGCTACGCGGCTATGCCGGTCCAAAAGGCATCAAAGGAAATAGTGGCTCCAAGGGCACATCCGGTATTGATGGGATCAAAGGGAATGCGGGATTTAACGGCACAGATGGGAACGATGGGGTTCGAGGAATAAAAGGAGAAACCGGATTGAAAGGACAGAAGGGAATAAAAGGCGAAATACAATCTTCGGCAAATTTACAAGCAAAGATGGATCGCATGAAAGAGCGGATTGATG aaCTAACGGGTGTCAGATTAGTTGGGCGGAGCGCCAGCAGTTATGGTCGAGTGGAAGTGTTTCACAATGGAGTCTGGGGGACGGTTTGTGACGATTCATGGGGTATACCGGATGCCAGAGTAGTTTGTCACATGCTTGGTTTCAAAGGAGCGAGTTCAGCACCCAGTTCAGCTCACTACGGCATGGGTCAATCCAGTATGAAAATTTGGCTGGATGATGTTGCGTGTTCAGGAAGCGAAACTAACGTAGCTTCTTGTTCCAATAGTGGATGGGAATCCCACAATTGTGATCACAGCGAAGATGCCTCTGTAATCTGCATAACATGA